One genomic segment of Fusobacterium nucleatum includes these proteins:
- the prfB gene encoding peptide chain release factor 2 (programmed frameshift): MDILEIKREFLEMKEKTENIRRSLDLEKRKSTIKELEKLTFEDNFWADKRKSSEIIKNMNFEKNIVSRYEKLATEIDDEEVLIDFVESGETSFESELSEKHKILKSDIEEFEINLLLDGEYDMNNAIVTIHSGAGGTEACDWADMLYRMYLRWCNLKGYKVSELDFMEGDSVGVKSVTFLVEGINAYGYLKSEKGVHRLVRISPFDANKKRHTSFASVEVVPEVDENVEVQINPVDIRIDTYRASGAGGQHVNMTDSAVRITHFPSGIVVTCQKERSQLSNRETAMKMLKSKLLELELKKKEEEMKKIQGEQSDIGWGNQIRSYVFQPYALVKDHRTNTEIGNVKAVMDGSVDDFINSYLRWLKNN; encoded by the exons ATGGATATATTAGAAATTAAAAGAGAATTTTTAGAAATGAAAGAAAAAACTGAAAACATCAGGAGGTCTCTT GACTTAGAAAAGAGAAAGTCAACTATAAAGGAATTAGAGAAACTAACTTTTGAAGATAATTTTTGGGCTGATAAAAGAAAAAGTTCAGAAATTATAAAAAATATGAATTTTGAAAAAAATATAGTTTCAAGATATGAAAAGTTAGCGACAGAAATTGATGATGAAGAAGTTTTAATTGATTTTGTTGAAAGTGGAGAAACTTCATTTGAAAGTGAACTTTCAGAAAAACATAAAATTTTAAAATCTGATATAGAAGAATTTGAAATCAATTTGTTACTTGATGGAGAATATGATATGAATAATGCCATTGTAACAATACATTCTGGTGCAGGAGGAACAGAAGCTTGTGATTGGGCTGATATGCTTTATAGAATGTATTTAAGATGGTGTAATTTAAAAGGCTATAAAGTATCAGAACTTGATTTTATGGAAGGGGATAGTGTTGGAGTAAAATCAGTTACATTTCTAGTTGAAGGTATAAATGCCTATGGTTATTTAAAATCTGAAAAAGGAGTACATAGACTTGTTAGAATTTCACCTTTTGATGCTAACAAGAAAAGACATACATCATTTGCCTCAGTTGAAGTTGTGCCAGAAGTTGATGAAAATGTGGAAGTTCAGATAAATCCTGTTGATATTAGAATTGATACATATAGAGCAAGTGGAGCAGGTGGCCAACATGTTAATATGACAGACTCTGCTGTAAGAATAACACATTTTCCAAGTGGAATAGTAGTAACTTGTCAAAAAGAAAGATCTCAACTTAGTAATCGAGAAACTGCCATGAAAATGTTGAAATCAAAATTACTTGAATTAGAATTAAAGAAAAAAGAAGAGGAAATGAAAAAAATTCAAGGGGAACAATCTGATATTGGTTGGGGAAATCAAATAAGATCTTATGTATTTCAACCTTATGCACTAGTAAAAGACCATAGAACTAATACTGAAATTGGAAATGTAAAAGCTGTTATGGATGGAAGTGTTGATGACTTCATTAATTCATATTTAAGATGGTTAAAAAATAATTGA
- the acpS gene encoding holo-ACP synthase, giving the protein MIIGIGNDIIEIERIEKAISKEGFKNKIYSQRELENIQKRGNRTETYAGIFSAKEAISKAIGTGVREFSLTDLEILNDDLGKPYVVVSEKLDKILRNKKEDYQIEISISHSKKYAIAMAIIL; this is encoded by the coding sequence ATGATAATAGGAATAGGTAATGATATTATAGAGATTGAAAGAATAGAAAAAGCTATTTCAAAAGAAGGCTTTAAAAATAAAATTTATAGTCAAAGAGAGTTGGAAAATATTCAAAAAAGAGGGAATAGAACAGAAACTTATGCAGGAATATTCTCTGCAAAGGAAGCTATTTCAAAGGCTATTGGAACAGGAGTTAGAGAATTTTCTTTAACAGATTTAGAAATATTAAATGATGATTTAGGAAAGCCTTATGTTGTTGTATCAGAGAAATTAGATAAAATTTTAAGAAATAAAAAAGAAGATTATCAAATTGAAATTTCAATTTCACATTCTAAAAAATATGCAATAGCAATGGCAATAATACTTTAA
- a CDS encoding TatD family hydrolase, which translates to MKIIDSHVHLNLEQFDNDREEVFKRIEEKLDFVVNIGFDLESSEKSVEYANKYPFIYAVIGFHPDEIEGYSDEAEKKLEELAKNPKVLAIGEIGLDYHWMTRPKEEQWDIFRKQLELARRVNKPVVIHTREAMEDTVNILNEFPDITGILHCYPGSVETAKRMMDRFYLGIGGVLTFKNAKKLVEVVKEIPIEKLVIETDCPYMAPTPYRGQRNEPIYTEEVVRKMAELKNMSYEDVVRITNENTRKVFKML; encoded by the coding sequence ATGAAAATAATAGATTCACATGTTCATTTAAATTTAGAACAATTTGATAATGACAGAGAAGAAGTTTTTAAAAGAATAGAAGAAAAATTAGATTTTGTTGTAAATATAGGCTTTGATTTGGAAAGTAGTGAAAAAAGTGTAGAATATGCAAATAAATATCCATTTATTTATGCAGTAATAGGTTTTCATCCAGATGAAATAGAAGGATATAGTGATGAAGCAGAAAAAAAATTAGAAGAACTTGCAAAAAATCCAAAAGTTTTAGCAATAGGGGAAATTGGTTTAGATTATCATTGGATGACAAGACCAAAAGAGGAACAATGGGATATTTTTAGAAAACAGTTAGAATTGGCAAGGAGAGTAAATAAACCTGTTGTAATTCATACAAGGGAAGCTATGGAAGATACAGTTAATATATTAAATGAATTTCCAGATATAACAGGAATATTACACTGTTATCCTGGTTCTGTTGAAACTGCAAAAAGAATGATGGATAGATTTTATCTAGGTATAGGTGGAGTTTTAACTTTTAAGAATGCAAAAAAATTAGTTGAAGTTGTAAAAGAGATTCCAATAGAAAAATTAGTTATAGAAACCGATTGTCCATATATGGCACCAACTCCATATAGAGGGCAAAGAAATGAGCCTATCTACACAGAAGAAGTTGTTAGAAAAATGGCAGAGCTTAAAAATATGAGCTATGAAGATGTAGTTAGAATCACAAATGAAAATACAAGAAAGGTATTTAAAATGCTATGA